DNA sequence from the uncultured Ilyobacter sp. genome:
ATCATTACCTTCCTATCTTAAGTATTTTGAAAATTCCGGACTAGCTATATATTCTTTTATCAGCTGTATCCTTGTTACGCTGTTTGGATGAGTGCTGAAAAATTCAAGGGGCTCTGACTCTTTATCAGCTGCCATTCTCTCCCAAAAGTCCACAGCAGTATCTGGATCATACCCTGCCATGGCCATAAAAATCAAGCCAAGTTTATCTGCTTCTTTTTCATGATCTCTGCTGTATTTTAGAGTTACAAGTTCACTGCTGACTCCATAGGCCTGAAAAAATACATTTGTAGCCAAGGTTGGATTCTGATTAAACACAGATGATAAAGTTGCAGCTCCATAGTTTTTTATGAGCTCCTGACTCATTCTTTCTCGTCCGTGTTCTGCCACAGCATGGGCAATCTCATGTCCCATTATTACTGCTAGACTGTCTTCATCCTTAGCATATTCAAGTATCCCAGTATACACCGCTACCTTTCCACCTGGCATACACCAGGCATTCACCTCTTCAGATTCTATGAGGTTAAATTCCCAGTCGTAATCATCTGCCATTCCTGCATAAGCAGGGTCACTATTCAAAAATGATTCCACTGCTGCTGCAATTTTATCTCCTACTTTTTTTACCCTCAGAGAGTCTTGGTTATTTAGAATCTTACTCTCTTTTTTTACCTCTTCATACTGCAGGCTGCTCTGCTGTAACACCTCGTATTTAGGAACA
Encoded proteins:
- a CDS encoding M48 family metallopeptidase gives rise to the protein MKKLALILVLLSMLACSTAPITGRTQILIVPKYEVLQQSSLQYEEVKKESKILNNQDSLRVKKVGDKIAAAVESFLNSDPAYAGMADDYDWEFNLIESEEVNAWCMPGGKVAVYTGILEYAKDEDSLAVIMGHEIAHAVAEHGRERMSQELIKNYGAATLSSVFNQNPTLATNVFFQAYGVSSELVTLKYSRDHEKEADKLGLIFMAMAGYDPDTAVDFWERMAADKESEPLEFFSTHPNSVTRIQLIKEYIASPEFSKYLR